GTGTGATGGTTGTTTATAACCCCCTTATTCTCAAGTGTCGCACCGAGTAAGCTATCAATGTTGCACCCTATAAACCCACCAAGGGTTACCGCAAAGAGCATTTCCATTTTTTGAGGGGTTAAAAACACCGCAAAGAGGCCTATGATGAATGCTCCAATTAGGGCTATGAGCTCACCCTGCCATGAGATAGCCCCGTTTTCTCCCACATTTGCTGGCTTTAGATTTGTTATCATTTTTGGGGCTTTACCGAATATTTTCCCCAGTTCACTGGCAAGAGTGTCAGCATTTGCAGTTGCTATTGCGGAAAACGTAGCTGCCCAGAAGAGGTCTTGCTTGGTGTAGTACTCAATTAGCAAAAATATTACAGCGGCAAGACCATTTCCAAGAACGTTCTGCCAGCTTCTTATCCCATTTCCTTCTTGAGCGATTCCTTTTTTGACTTTTTCTGCAAGACGGTACTTGGTCGCAAAAACTCCAAGAAGGACAAAGGTAAGTAACGCCAAAAACGGAAAAATCCCCCCAAATACGATGGTCATTACCCCAATAAGTGCAGCTGCTATAGTGCCTTTGGCATCGAGGGCCTTTAGTTTATACGCTAAAGCTCCCAATAATGCAATTACTGCAACCGTGGCAATGTTCATTGTACTCACCGCTTATGACTCTGTCGGTCTCTCCTATCCGGGCTTTTATTAGCTTTTCTCTTACTTATTGCCGAAAAAAGAGAAGTTTTCAGACGAGCTCAAATTTGACAACTTCTGTTATGAATGTTACGTCAACCCTTTCCACGTTCTTGAGTCTTCCGGTTATTTCCGTTATTTTTTTCTCAACTTCCTTCATGTCTTTTGGTACCAAGAGGTGAACTACGAGATTATGAGCTCCAATGGCCCTCTCTATTACCTTAATATCTTCATCGTTTTTAAGAACTTCTATCTGTTCTTCCAGTGAAGTTCCGGGAGTTAGTGTTATTCCAAGTATTACGTATATGTATCCAAGCTTGTCAAAATCCGGGATAATTGTGTATTTCTTTATTATTCCCTCCCGCTCCAACCGCTCCAAGCGTCTTGAAACTCTTTGACGAGTTGTATTTAGGTATTCCGCAAGTTGCCTGTAGTTTAGTCTTGCATTTTTTGAAAGCAATTTTATTATCTGCAAATCAAATTTGTCAATTTTTTTCCTCATGTACAACCACCCTCACACATTTTTGTTACCAATTTATATAAATATTTCGAAAAATCCTTAACGGAGTGATGAATGAACAGAAATTTTGTCGAATAATAAGTTGCAGAGATTCAGCCTTTATCACCCCATCTATCCCTATCCCTCGTTGAGTACTTGGAGATGCTCTCAAGAAGTGCCTCTTCCGCATTTATTCCATAATAGTTCGCGATGCATAAAAGAGCGAACAGTACATCGCCGATTTCTTCCTTAATTTTCTTCTTTTCTCCCTTTTCTTTAATACCCTCAAATTTTAACATTTCTCTCGATAACTCTCCGAGCTCTTCAACAACCGCACCAAGCATTTCAAAGGGCTCCCAGTATCCGCCAAAACTCTTTATCACTCTATCGACTTCCCTTTGAATTCGCTCCATGACCCTCACCAAGTAAAATAAAGTTTTAAAGAAGCTCCTTTTCCATCACGTTAACATATTTCTTAAGCTCCTCAAGGTTTGTCCTGTAGAATCTGAGCTTTCCTTCCCTTCTCTCGTGTAGGAGATTCATTCCTTTAAGGGTCCTGAGGTGATGACTTATGAGGGTCTGATCCTGGTTCAATGCCTTTGCTATCAAGCAAACGCACATCCATTTGTTTTTGAGCATTTTTAGTATCCCCGCTCTTATTGGGTTTGATAGAACTTTCAAGAACTCTATTAAATCATTGGAAAGCTCAGTTTCGACTTCTTCCTCCAAATCCAGTATCTCACACGAAGCTAAGCATTTTTGCACGGTTCTTCTCTGCTTTTCGTTTAAGCCCTCAAGAAGTTCCCTAACCTTCATGGGGAGTCACCAGAGTATTTAGGAAAATCAACATTTATAAAAATTTTCATATGAATTCTAACTTCACTCGATTATCACTATTTCGATTTCTTTCCCTTCGCTGTTGTAGGCTTTTACGCTCTCTTCCTTGAAGGGATATGCGATTATTATATGAACTCCTCCGAATTTGGAGAAAAAGCTCACGTCTGCTTGAGAAGGCCTTGAAGAAGGAACTGGATGCGAGTGAACTGTTCCCTTTATGTTTTCATCGTGGGGCAATAGCCATGTGTCGAAATAAACGGAACTTTTCCCGAAATAGCCCTTTGGAATTATGAGGACTTCCTCAAAGATTCCATCCTTTTCTCTTAGAAATCCCCCAAATTCGTTGGGATAAAAATCCCTCGCTAGTTGTAGGAGATACTCCAAAAGTTCTTTCCTAATCTTTACCTTCATTTTTTCTCTCCTCCAGCATGTCAAGTGGGGAGTAAAGAGTATAGCCTTGTTTTCCCCTTACCAGCTGACATGCCTTGTCTACTTCTTTTTTAATTCCATTCCATAGCTCTGGGTTACCTTCTTTAAACTCTTCCAGTAATGCTTTGAGTTTCTCTTTGTATTTTACAACCTCTGGATCACTTCTCAATTTTTCTGGTTTCTCATCCTTTAGTTCTTTTTCAATTATATAGGTTCCTAAGAATGCAGCTGGAAACCTGGAAACTGGAAATACAAGGAACAAAGCAGAATGAAGTGGTGTGGGGGTATATTCGGTTATTGAGTTTAGTCCTTTTCCTAGAATCCCATATCTCTTTGGTATTACCCTTTTTCTTGTGAAGATTATGCTCTTCCAGAGCAGTTTTTTCTTGGATTCTAACTCCACGTACCCCTCGTGAACAAGTTCAGCTATTGTAGCCCCTACAACAGAATAAGCAACGTCATAACCGTCGTATCTCTTCTGCCACTGGAAATACTTGGCACCCTTCCTAATTGAAGGGTTCTCCCTCGCAAAATCTTCGAGGAATAATAGCACAACAAGGGCCGGGCTGAGTTCCTCCATGCTCTTCCCCTTATTTATTCCTCGTCACAACGCTATAAATCTATCCCAAGAAGACTTTTAAACCTCCCGCTTTACCTCTATTCGTGCGGGCATACTCGCCTTTCCCGAGAAGAAGTGGGAGAACTATCTTGATTATTAAAGAGCCAGCAGGTTGCTTTAACGATCTATATAGCACTGAATTCCTCCCTTTAACAAAAGGGGGCCAATCTTCCTCGTCGGAAATAGTAATAAAACCAAAGAAGTTATTATTGAATTCATTGAAAATCTCAGATTATGAGGGCTGGCTTGACCGAGTAGTGAGGATTTCTCGAGAGTTTTTGGGACACTGCTTCGCTCTATTATAGAAAAAGCCAGCTTTAACCCCTTATCACGAGTCCTCAAAGCCTTGGGTATCTTAACCTCCGTTGTTGATACACTCTTAAAGAGATTTTGCTGTTTTCAGGTTCTCCAAGACCGCTATGGGCTATTATCACAGTTCTCACTTACAACTTAAAAGTTAGAAGGAAGGACTATTCAAGCCCTTTCAATCTCTTTTCAATTACACTCCATATCCCCGGGTACTTTTCCCTTATTGCCTTTTCCAAGAGCTTGCTTGCTTCGTCTGAGATGCTGAATTCTGGAATAGTTTTCCTCAGATATCTAAGCACTGCCGCAGCCTCGGGGGACCACAAGGTAATCCTTGGATTCTTTAAAGCCTCCTGCAAACTTCTTTCGAGTGCTTCCCCATTTATCTCCTCCTTTGGAGGGCTCTCTAAGTCGGGCATCGGCTCGGAGATTATTGCTTCCAGTCCCCTTCCAAGGGCCTTTTTCTTCTTCATGCACCATCAACCTCCTCGGCGAGCTTCATATATGCCTTAGCACCTCTGCTGTCAGGCGCATATAGAAAAATTGGCTTTCCATGGGAAGGCGCTTCAGCCAGCTTTACGTTTCTTGGGATCATAGTTCTGAACACCTTTTCTCCAAATATCCTCTTTACTTCTTCCCTGACTTCCTTGGATAAATTGGTTCTTTTATCGAACATAGTGATTAAGAACCCCCTAATCTCGAGGGGAATACCCAATCTTTCCCTAACAAGTTTTATCGCCTTTAGCAGGAGACCGATTCCTTCTAAGGCATAATATTCTGCCTGAATTGGTATTATCACTTCATCGCTGGCGACAAGAGAATTCATCGTTAAAATGCCGAGGGAAGGAGGGGTGTCTATTATGACGTAGTCGTAATCATCCTTAATTTTAGCGAGCTTGTTTCTTAGGATGTACTCTCTCCCTATTTGGCTGCTGAGTTCAATCTCAGCACCGCTCAGTGCAATGTTGCTTGGAATCAGCTCAAGCCCCTCTATTTCAGTGGAAATTATTGCATCTTCAGTGTCC
The Thermococcus sp. 2319x1 DNA segment above includes these coding regions:
- a CDS encoding TIGR00297 family protein, whose product is MNIATVAVIALLGALAYKLKALDAKGTIAAALIGVMTIVFGGIFPFLALLTFVLLGVFATKYRLAEKVKKGIAQEGNGIRSWQNVLGNGLAAVIFLLIEYYTKQDLFWAATFSAIATANADTLASELGKIFGKAPKMITNLKPANVGENGAISWQGELIALIGAFIIGLFAVFLTPQKMEMLFAVTLGGFIGCNIDSLLGATLENKGVINNHHTNFLATIIGGIIGGVIFLSLL
- a CDS encoding Lrp/AsnC family transcriptional regulator produces the protein MRKKIDKFDLQIIKLLSKNARLNYRQLAEYLNTTRQRVSRRLERLEREGIIKKYTIIPDFDKLGYIYVILGITLTPGTSLEEQIEVLKNDEDIKVIERAIGAHNLVVHLLVPKDMKEVEKKITEITGRLKNVERVDVTFITEVVKFELV
- a CDS encoding MazG nucleotide pyrophosphohydrolase domain-containing protein — translated: MERIQREVDRVIKSFGGYWEPFEMLGAVVEELGELSREMLKFEGIKEKGEKKKIKEEIGDVLFALLCIANYYGINAEEALLESISKYSTRDRDRWGDKG
- a CDS encoding helix-turn-helix transcriptional regulator, translated to MKVRELLEGLNEKQRRTVQKCLASCEILDLEEEVETELSNDLIEFLKVLSNPIRAGILKMLKNKWMCVCLIAKALNQDQTLISHHLRTLKGMNLLHERREGKLRFYRTNLEELKKYVNVMEKELL
- a CDS encoding Mov34/MPN/PAD-1 family protein, whose protein sequence is MKVKIRKELLEYLLQLARDFYPNEFGGFLREKDGIFEEVLIIPKGYFGKSSVYFDTWLLPHDENIKGTVHSHPVPSSRPSQADVSFFSKFGGVHIIIAYPFKEESVKAYNSEGKEIEIVIIE
- a CDS encoding ParA family protein — its product is MPVISIANQKGGVGKSTTAINLSAALALKGKRVLLVDMDPQGATTIGLGFRDATPTIYNVILDEVDTEDAIISTEIEGLELIPSNIALSGAEIELSSQIGREYILRNKLAKIKDDYDYVIIDTPPSLGILTMNSLVASDEVIIPIQAEYYALEGIGLLLKAIKLVRERLGIPLEIRGFLITMFDKRTNLSKEVREEVKRIFGEKVFRTMIPRNVKLAEAPSHGKPIFLYAPDSRGAKAYMKLAEEVDGA